A genomic window from Helicobacter suis HS1 includes:
- a CDS encoding DUF2130 domain-containing protein: MQNLICPHCHKSIDASDFLAEQKAHFEQEVQAKRQEYKQAFKNLEEKEKTLNQQVQEGVARALEKERQELYHSIRMEVKREQEGALELLQKENTEKSNQLKKMYALETENEKLKRDKEEMRAAIEAQSAAQLSTQLQQLKERLQADYEIKLQEKEEQINQLKQSALEIQKRAESTSQQLQGEAQERVIEEYLRVHFPLDRIEEIKKGQKGADCLHKVYTRQGLFCGTICYESKNTKNFNKEWIVKLKEDMQAEGAEVGVLVSAILPKEMERMGLLEGVYVCTFEEFKGLSVLLRAMVERIALVQKSQEDKADKAHSLYHYLTSTEFNLQIQGIVENFMQMQEDLRKEKQAMQKHWAKQEKRIDQILSLISHTYGSLEGIAGLSMPALQALEFKQ, encoded by the coding sequence ATGCAAAACTTAATCTGTCCTCATTGTCATAAATCCATTGATGCAAGCGACTTTTTAGCAGAGCAAAAGGCTCATTTTGAGCAAGAAGTACAAGCCAAAAGGCAGGAATACAAACAAGCTTTTAAAAATTTAGAAGAGAAAGAAAAGACTCTTAACCAACAGGTACAAGAGGGCGTGGCTAGAGCCTTAGAGAAAGAACGACAAGAACTATATCATTCTATCCGTATGGAAGTTAAGCGCGAACAGGAAGGGGCTTTAGAACTTCTACAAAAAGAAAATACAGAAAAATCTAATCAATTAAAAAAGATGTACGCCCTAGAAACTGAAAATGAAAAATTGAAACGGGATAAAGAGGAGATGCGCGCTGCAATAGAGGCACAAAGTGCCGCACAATTAAGTACGCAATTACAGCAACTAAAAGAGCGCCTCCAAGCTGATTATGAGATCAAACTCCAAGAAAAAGAGGAGCAGATTAACCAGCTTAAACAGAGTGCATTAGAAATACAAAAGCGCGCTGAGAGTACTTCTCAACAACTCCAAGGTGAGGCACAGGAGAGGGTTATTGAGGAGTATTTGCGCGTTCATTTTCCCCTAGATCGCATTGAGGAGATTAAAAAAGGCCAGAAGGGTGCGGATTGTTTACACAAGGTTTATACAAGGCAGGGGCTTTTTTGCGGGACTATTTGTTATGAGAGTAAGAATACAAAGAACTTTAATAAAGAGTGGATTGTTAAACTCAAGGAGGATATGCAAGCAGAGGGGGCAGAGGTAGGGGTCTTGGTGAGTGCTATCTTGCCTAAGGAGATGGAAAGAATGGGTTTATTAGAGGGGGTTTATGTGTGTACTTTTGAGGAATTTAAAGGTTTAAGTGTGCTTTTGCGTGCAATGGTAGAACGGATAGCCTTAGTACAAAAAAGTCAAGAGGACAAAGCAGATAAAGCACACTCGCTTTATCATTACTTAACAAGCACAGAATTTAATCTGCAAATACAAGGTATTGTGGAGAATTTTATGCAGATGCAAGAGGATTTGAGAAAAGAAAAGCAAGCCATGCAAAAACATTGGGCTAAACAGGAAAAACGAATCGATCAGATTTTATCGCTTATCAGCCACACTTATGGATCTTTAGAGGGGATTGCAGGCTTAAGCATGCCAGCTTTACAGGCCTTAGAGTTTAAGCAATAG
- a CDS encoding F0F1 ATP synthase subunit C: MKFVVLFFLGAVGLVFGADISGTDMIKSYSVVGAVVGLGVAACGGAIGMGNAAAAAITGTARNPGVGGKLLTTMFIAMAMIEAQVIYTLVFAIVAIYSNPFLA, translated from the coding sequence ATGAAGTTTGTTGTGCTTTTCTTTTTAGGAGCGGTGGGGCTGGTCTTTGGAGCGGATATAAGCGGAACGGATATGATTAAGTCTTATTCCGTTGTAGGCGCGGTAGTGGGCTTAGGAGTAGCAGCCTGCGGGGGTGCAATAGGAATGGGCAATGCAGCTGCCGCAGCTATTACGGGTACAGCGCGTAACCCGGGTGTGGGCGGTAAATTACTCACTACGATGTTTATTGCTATGGCCATGATTGAAGCACAGGTGATTTATACCTTAGTGTTTGCTATTGTGGCTATTTATAGTAACCCCTTCTTGGCCTAG
- a CDS encoding polyribonucleotide nucleotidyltransferase, which yields MQNIEINGQEFKIDYVAKTADSALLYRYKGTVILASVVVDRQHTEADFLPLSVQYAQRAYAVGRFPSNFLRREGKMDNFETLTSRLIDRSLRPLFPKGYTYPTQITLLVLSYDYQSDLQVCALNAASNALYLANIGVDTTIHAMRLNGTDTAKSLDLLVVGNAEAILMIEMQIKDSSQHALEESKLLDLIRHAHTQIQEYCMHYYHHFTPHRKPKNLSMKDPIKPNTALIDLLNSRFKAIILETSSLMARSERNAQVQDLIQKIAEELNLEGQQVSLEELKLALQTCLYAHLRSEIIEKQQRPDGRTLTQIRPIYIETNLLPACHSSVLFERGHTQALVACTLGSENDAKQGLGTYEKTPSKERFMLHYNFPPFCVGEAMPMGALSRRELGHGHLAQKALESTLPEQHPVIRLVSEILESNGSSSMASVCAGSLALKAAGIDIRDLVAGVAMGLMVEGDKYAILSDISALEDMQGDMDFKIAGTHQGVLAMQMDTKLSGICLEWLGEILKQAKQARTVILERMQEIAQIMPINTKAMPISESFYIPPSKISALIGTGGKNIKEILQRFAVQIDLDKQSGQVCIHGIQEAVLKAKDFILESLEIPSYVAGEQVQAWVKKVVDFGVFVRLSGGGQALLHKSDLKDLDWQNLKPDTSLTCQVSKIEQGKVHVILT from the coding sequence ATGCAAAACATTGAAATTAACGGACAAGAATTTAAAATTGATTATGTAGCTAAGACAGCAGATAGCGCTTTACTTTATCGCTATAAAGGCACGGTGATTTTAGCTAGCGTGGTGGTGGATAGACAACACACAGAAGCTGACTTTTTACCCCTAAGCGTGCAATATGCCCAAAGGGCTTATGCGGTTGGGCGTTTTCCAAGCAACTTTTTAAGACGCGAGGGAAAAATGGATAACTTTGAAACCCTCACCTCACGCCTTATTGATCGCAGTTTACGCCCTCTCTTCCCTAAAGGATACACCTACCCCACCCAGATCACTCTTTTAGTACTCAGTTATGATTACCAAAGCGATTTACAAGTTTGTGCACTCAATGCTGCTAGCAATGCGCTTTATTTAGCCAATATTGGCGTAGATACAACAATCCATGCCATGCGTTTAAATGGCACAGATACGGCTAAGTCTTTGGATTTGTTAGTAGTGGGGAATGCGGAGGCTATTTTGATGATAGAAATGCAGATAAAAGATTCAAGCCAACATGCTTTAGAAGAATCCAAACTATTAGATTTAATTAGGCATGCCCACACACAAATACAAGAATATTGCATGCACTATTACCACCACTTCACCCCCCATAGAAAACCAAAAAATCTCTCTATGAAAGACCCCATTAAACCAAATACAGCCCTCATAGATTTACTCAATTCGCGCTTTAAAGCCATTATTTTAGAAACCTCAAGTCTAATGGCTAGAAGCGAACGCAACGCCCAAGTACAGGATTTAATCCAAAAAATAGCCGAAGAACTCAACTTAGAAGGCCAACAAGTGAGTTTAGAGGAACTCAAATTGGCTTTACAAACATGTTTGTATGCCCATTTGCGATCAGAAATCATAGAAAAACAACAACGACCCGATGGCCGCACTCTCACACAAATCCGCCCCATTTATATAGAAACCAATCTTTTACCCGCCTGCCACTCTAGCGTGCTTTTTGAGCGCGGGCACACTCAAGCCTTAGTGGCTTGTACTTTAGGGAGTGAAAATGATGCCAAACAAGGGCTAGGCACTTATGAAAAAACACCTTCTAAAGAGCGTTTTATGTTGCATTATAATTTCCCCCCCTTTTGTGTGGGTGAGGCCATGCCTATGGGTGCATTAAGCCGGCGCGAATTAGGGCATGGGCATTTGGCACAAAAAGCTTTAGAGAGCACGTTACCAGAACAACACCCCGTGATTCGCCTTGTTTCTGAAATTTTAGAATCCAATGGTTCTAGTTCTATGGCTAGCGTGTGCGCGGGTTCTTTGGCTTTAAAAGCAGCTGGGATTGATATACGCGATTTAGTAGCCGGTGTGGCAATGGGGCTTATGGTAGAGGGGGATAAGTATGCTATTTTAAGTGATATTAGCGCTTTAGAGGACATGCAAGGGGATATGGATTTTAAAATTGCCGGTACCCATCAAGGGGTTTTAGCGATGCAAATGGATACTAAGTTATCTGGCATTTGCTTAGAGTGGCTAGGTGAAATTTTAAAGCAGGCTAAACAAGCCCGCACGGTGATTTTAGAGCGCATGCAAGAGATAGCACAGATCATGCCCATTAATACAAAAGCCATGCCTATCTCAGAGAGTTTTTATATCCCACCCTCCAAAATCAGCGCCCTTATAGGCACAGGTGGGAAGAATATTAAAGAAATTTTACAGCGCTTTGCCGTGCAAATTGATTTGGATAAACAAAGCGGACAAGTGTGTATCCATGGCATTCAAGAAGCGGTATTAAAAGCTAAAGATTTTATTTTAGAATCTCTGGAAATCCCTTCTTATGTGGCTGGGGAGCAGGTACAGGCATGGGTTAAAAAGGTGGTGGATTTTGGTGTATTTGTGCGTTTAAGTGGAGGTGGCCAAGCCTTACTACACAAAAGTGATCTGAAAGATTTAGATTGGCAAAATTTAAAGCCAGATACCTCTTTAACCTGTCAGGTTTCTAAAATAGAGCAGGGCAAGGTACATGTCATTTTAACTTAA